The window ATCTCCATTTCCGTTACCACCGTTGTTACCATTACCATTGCCGTTTCCGTTACCATTGCCATTCCCATTATTGTTTCCATTTCCATTCGAATTACCATTATTCGACCCATCTGGATTTTCTGGGTCTTCTTCTATTGGATCTAAATCATCTAAATCTTCTTCAACTATTGCATCTAATGTTAAGCTCGCAGAAGCACTATCACTTCGAACATCCTCTGATACTGCTGTTACACTGAACGTATACGTACTTCCTGGGATAAGGTTTTGTACGATCAACCCTTTTTGGTTAGTTGTTTCAATTACTTCAGGTGGTCCATTATCTATCGTTACAGCAACTTCAAATTGAACTTCAGATTCAATATCTTCCTGATCGAAATCCCAAGCTAATGTAGCAGTAGATGTTAATTCATCATAATCCACCGAAAGATTGGATGGTGTATTCAACTCAAGTTGTTTATATTCCTCTGAAACTGCAGTAGGCTCTGTGCCTCTTACAAACAGTTCCGTCAATTTTAGTTCGTCTGGTGTATATTCGCTTGCCAGTTTAAGCGGACTTGAACCTTTTTCAATTGTGACTTCTACTACAGAATTTGGCTTGCTAAATTTTTCATTTGCTGCGTCTGTAGAAATGTTAGCCATTACTTCTTTGAAAATATTCTGGGGTAAGTTTCGCTCCTCATTTGTAGTCATAGGTGTTTTCATATCTGGATATCCAGACCATACAGAAACTGAGTAATCAGTCGTATAGCCAGCAAACCATACATCAGGGAAGGCACTGCTTGGTAAATCCCATTTTTCCATATCATCACTACTATAGTTGGAAGTTCCGGATTTACCTGCAATATCTAAACCACTTACGGCAGCACGCTTACCTGTACCTTTTGTCAATACATCACGTAATACATCCGTAATCATATAAGCAGTAGAATCCTTCATTACTTCTTTTGCTTTAGGTTTATAATTTTTTTCCGTTTTTCCATCACGATAAACAATTTTGTTTATGGAATATGGTTCTGTATGGATCCCACTATTTCCAAAAGCCGCATAAGCTCCAGCTAGTTGAATAGGGGACATTGATTTCTCAGTACCACCAATTGCACTACTTTCATATATTTCACCAAGATCAATTCCAAATCGGTTAATAAATTCCTCAGCATTATCTGGTCCTACTTCTTGAAGTGTTTTAACTGCTGGAACATTTCGAGAATTATACAACGCTTCTCTAAATGTCATAGCACCTCTATATTTTCTATCAAAGTTACGAACTACTTGATCTGTGCCTGTATACGTAATTTCTTCATCAACAATTGTTTGTCCAGTAGACCAGCCTAAATATTCTATTGCTGGAGCATAGTCGATTAATGGCTTGATCGTAGAGCCAAGCGAGCGTGTTTTCATGTCTTCTGCTAAGTTCCAGCCTCGATTTGCTCCAAAATTTCTTCCGCCACCAACAGCAGCAACAGCTCCTGTTTTCGTGTCAATTACTGCTACAGCAGACTGGATATCCTCGGTAGGGAACATATCAGAATTTAATGTCTTCTCTACTTGTTGTTGTGCATTTGGTTGTAACGTAGTGTAGATAGTAATCCCCTCAGAGATAGCATCTCCATCACCATTAGCTTCTAGTTCATTTAATACGATGTCTATGAAAGCATCATATTTAGAATTTTGATTGGCTACTCGTTGATCCTCAGGTAATAGAGTATCTTCTATTGGAACAGCTTGAGCCGTCTTCATTTCTTCCTTTGTGATCTTCCCATGTAAATTCATCAAATGTAATACGACATTTCTTCGTTCTTCCGTAAGGTCAGGATTTTTAAACGGATTAAACGCATTTGGACGTTGCGACATACCAGCTAGTACTGCGAATTG is drawn from Psychrobacillus sp. INOP01 and contains these coding sequences:
- a CDS encoding PBP1A family penicillin-binding protein, which translates into the protein MSEQKMTREQRRKQQEKKKQTKTPAKLWIKRILLTIVIIGVVGLIAGGSLFAFYASSAPELDETALKDPISPKLLDANGDLFATVGAESREYVPYDEIPQQMEDAIIATEDARFYDHFGVDVLRLGKAVLANITNGFGDQGASTITQQVIKNSFLTNEKTLKRKAQEAYLSIQLERKYEKEEIFEMYFNKVLMSGRIYGYGTAAQHFYGKDLKDLTLDQFAVLAGMSQRPNAFNPFKNPDLTEERRNVVLHLMNLHGKITKEEMKTAQAVPIEDTLLPEDQRVANQNSKYDAFIDIVLNELEANGDGDAISEGITIYTTLQPNAQQQVEKTLNSDMFPTEDIQSAVAVIDTKTGAVAAVGGGRNFGANRGWNLAEDMKTRSLGSTIKPLIDYAPAIEYLGWSTGQTIVDEEITYTGTDQVVRNFDRKYRGAMTFREALYNSRNVPAVKTLQEVGPDNAEEFINRFGIDLGEIYESSAIGGTEKSMSPIQLAGAYAAFGNSGIHTEPYSINKIVYRDGKTEKNYKPKAKEVMKDSTAYMITDVLRDVLTKGTGKRAAVSGLDIAGKSGTSNYSSDDMEKWDLPSSAFPDVWFAGYTTDYSVSVWSGYPDMKTPMTTNEERNLPQNIFKEVMANISTDAANEKFSKPNSVVEVTIEKGSSPLKLASEYTPDELKLTELFVRGTEPTAVSEEYKQLELNTPSNLSVDYDELTSTATLAWDFDQEDIESEVQFEVAVTIDNGPPEVIETTNQKGLIVQNLIPGSTYTFSVTAVSEDVRSDSASASLTLDAIVEEDLDDLDPIEEDPENPDGSNNGNSNGNGNNNGNGNGNGNGNGNGNNGGNGNGDGSDSGDGNENPDDGSTENPTDGTGETGENGEPGTNP